The Bacteroidota bacterium genome segment CAATCCGGATCCTGTAATTGAATTATCCGATGAAGGTAACTGTTTCGAATTAGACATGAATGGTTTGGATACAAGTCCGAATATCTGTAATCTTACAAATTATAAAGATATAAAGATAAGCTACGATATTAACTGCCCCATTTCAGGAGATGGATTTAATAAAGCAACATACCTTATAGATATCCATCAGGATGACGAAGATGTGGTAGATGACTTTGAGTTTACATTGGTGTATTTCGATTGCACTCTCGACCAAAATCCTGAAAGGATTGATGAATATACCCTTTGGGAAGATTATATTGTAAAAAATCATGATGATTATATCCAAAATGGTGGAGCCCTTGAAATAACCGGACTGGTTGGGATGGCACCGGGAACAAATATTTTTGTTGAAACAGGTGGGCAATTGCTGTTAAATGGAGGAAAAATCACCAATGTCTGTGATGCTTTTTGGGAAGGCATTGATGTATGGGGGGATACATATCTGAGCCAGTACCCTTTTTCAAACCAGGGCTATGTGAGAATAACAAACGGTGGAACTATTGCTCATGCAGATGATGGAATTCAGGTTTCAAGAATCATTAACGGAGAGTATTATTATGGAACTACGGGAGGGATTATAAAATGCGATAGCGCCTTTTTCTCTAACAACAACACCGATGTATCATTCTATTCATACACGAATTTTAGTCCTTATTCGCAGGCCGACATGCCGAACGCATCATATTTCAAGAATACCTGTTTCATTAATGACGAAATATGTATAAAAGAAAAGTATGTAAGCCTGAATACTGTTGATGGAATTAAGTTTAAGGGTTGTTCTTTCACAAACAACGTAACTCAGGCTGATTGCCAGTCTCAGCAATTCAAGGGAAACGGAATATATAGTTTTAATGCAGGTTTTTATGTCCAAAGTTATTGCAGGGATAATACATACCCCTGCACCAATCCCATTCCATGTTCATTCTCCAGCCTGGATCATGGAATTTATGCGCTGAATGCAGAATTCAATGAAATAATAGATATTGACAGCGCTATCTTTAAAAACAATAAAACCGGCATTTATATGAGCCTTGTTTCACAACAAAGCATCAACAGGAATAGCTTTGTTCTTGATGAAAACCATGACTTGTCGGGCTATGGAGATGAAATTGTAATAGGAGCCAATCTGGAATACTGCCAGAACTTTACAATCGAAGAAAACGATTTCTTAAATGCTTCAAATCTCATTGAAACCGGTGGATTGCAGATTTTAAATGCGGGACCACATCATAATGAAATATACAACAACAGTTTTAATGGGCATAAGGCAGGAATTATTGCTGCCGGAAACAACAGAGATGGATATGGCACAGGCTTATGCATTAAGTGCAACGATTTCACGGATTGCACAAATGACATTTATGTAACAAATGAAGGCGGTAGCGGTTATTTAGGTGTTGCATATAAGCAGGGAGATGTTGCTCCTATACCACCACAAGGCCAGTATCCCGATCCAACCTATGCAGCCGGCAATACATTTACTGAAATGAGTGGGGATTATACCAACTACACGAATCTTGAAAATTGCCACCAGATTGAATATACCTATCATGGGAATGTTGGGAATCCTGAAATAAAAGTTGAGCCGGATCATCGTAACCCACCAGCTCCTTCTGAACATATAAAACCAATACCAGATCAAAGTGTTACTTATAATTCAAAATCAGAAGCCTGCCCGTCAAATATTGGAACCGGAATAAACCTTACTTCAGCATCAAGCATGCTGGCCAGTGAATCAGCTCTTGTTGATGCTTACCTTGATACCTTGAACATATATATTGACGGTGGTGATACGGAAGGGCTGAACCAGGAAGTTCAACTCAGCTTACCGGATGAAGCCCTTGAAGTAAGACAGGAGTTGATGAGCCACTCACCATATTTATCCGATACGGTGATGATCTCATCCATTCAAAAGGAGAATGTACTGCCGAATGTCATGATCCGTGATGTATTGGTAGCCAACCCACAATCGGCCAAAACACCATCCGTGATGCAGAACCTGAATGCACGATTTGATCCTATGCCCGACTATATGATGGATGAGATAATGATGGGTCAATATGTATTTGGCAATAAGGAGCTTCTGGAACAAAAACTGTCAGGCCATAAAACAGCAAGAGACAGATCTTTTGCCAAACTACTCAGACATTATCATAGTGATACCATCAATGCTTCATCAGGTGATAGTATAATATCCTTATTATACAGGCAAACTTATCCAGAAGCGCATTACCACTTAGCGTTGTATTATATAAGCCATGGCGATTCAGCAAATGCATTTGCTATTATGAATGATATTCCCAACCAATTCACCTTAAGCCCGAATGAGACGGAGATCTGTAATCTTTATTCAGATCTGATCGAAATCCAATGGGATATCATCAAAGACACCAATGCTTTGGACAGTGTCCAAATTGCCAGTGTTTATGACATATATTTTCATCAAAACACCTTACCCGGAGTATTTGCACGCAATATGTTAATTAATGCAAATGAGCTTCAATATATTGAGCCTGTTTATTTACCTGCAAACTTCAAGGTCACTCCTATCTGGCATCACCAGGGAAGCAAAAAGCAGGCATCAAAGCTTTTGGTTTTCCCTAATCCTGCGAAAACATTTTTTATTGTTGAATATTCTTTGGACCGGCATTATGATGATGCCCTGTTGATCCTGACAGACATTTCGGGAAAACATATTGCATCCATTGATGCTGAGTGTCAACAAAACCAAGTACTTGTTCCTGTGCATGACCTTCCGGCAGGAATATATATTCTCCGGCTAATGCAGGGCTATAATATTTTAGAAAGTAAAAAAATATCTATTTCAAGATGATACTATGAAAACACCAGGGTTTATTATTATACTATTTTCTGCCTTGTTATCCATACAAGGGATCGCTCAAAACAGATGGATGAAAGTGTACCATGATGACGATGATGCCCCGAAACTGTTCTTAACAGAATCCTACGATCATGGTTATCTTCTCATGGGTAGGATGGGTTGGCCTTATCCACGTTATAATTGGTTGATCAAATCTGATATTAATGGCAATGTTCTTTGGGAAAAAACTATAGGTGATGGTATAAACGTAGTAGACATATATGGTATAGAATTAAATAAATATAATGACACATACCTTACTGGTGTTCGTGGTTTAGTAGGAGATTATCCAGATCCAATGATCATAAAACTTAATAAGTGTGGTGAAAAGGAGTGGTGCAAGATATACCCGAGTCCCGGTTACCAAGATTATATGAGTGGCCTATGTGTTACTAAAGATGGCGGATGTGCTACAATTATGCTGGGAGAGAGCCTAATTGATAAAGATTACCTTGTACGCTTTTCCAGGGAGGGTGAACAGCTTTGGATGTATCATTATCCACCTACTACCGGCCATACAGACAGCGAAAGGACTACAAACCTGATACTAACACCCGACCAGGGATTTTTAATGACCGGCTTTTGCTATTATTCAAATCCATGGGACACCCTTGCATATCTAAGCCCGTATTATATCAAAACAGACTCACTCGGAAATTTTGAATGGGAACTGGTTGCCGGTTTACATCCAAATAACATTGGTGGGAAAGCCCATACTACTGTAATTGGGCCCGACAGTACTTATTTCTATTCCTCCATTAGCCATTATTACCGCCATGGGATTGGGAATGCACCAGGCTTGTTAAAA includes the following:
- a CDS encoding T9SS type A sorting domain-containing protein, with protein sequence NPDPVIELSDEGNCFELDMNGLDTSPNICNLTNYKDIKISYDINCPISGDGFNKATYLIDIHQDDEDVVDDFEFTLVYFDCTLDQNPERIDEYTLWEDYIVKNHDDYIQNGGALEITGLVGMAPGTNIFVETGGQLLLNGGKITNVCDAFWEGIDVWGDTYLSQYPFSNQGYVRITNGGTIAHADDGIQVSRIINGEYYYGTTGGIIKCDSAFFSNNNTDVSFYSYTNFSPYSQADMPNASYFKNTCFINDEICIKEKYVSLNTVDGIKFKGCSFTNNVTQADCQSQQFKGNGIYSFNAGFYVQSYCRDNTYPCTNPIPCSFSSLDHGIYALNAEFNEIIDIDSAIFKNNKTGIYMSLVSQQSINRNSFVLDENHDLSGYGDEIVIGANLEYCQNFTIEENDFLNASNLIETGGLQILNAGPHHNEIYNNSFNGHKAGIIAAGNNRDGYGTGLCIKCNDFTDCTNDIYVTNEGGSGYLGVAYKQGDVAPIPPQGQYPDPTYAAGNTFTEMSGDYTNYTNLENCHQIEYTYHGNVGNPEIKVEPDHRNPPAPSEHIKPIPDQSVTYNSKSEACPSNIGTGINLTSASSMLASESALVDAYLDTLNIYIDGGDTEGLNQEVQLSLPDEALEVRQELMSHSPYLSDTVMISSIQKENVLPNVMIRDVLVANPQSAKTPSVMQNLNARFDPMPDYMMDEIMMGQYVFGNKELLEQKLSGHKTARDRSFAKLLRHYHSDTINASSGDSIISLLYRQTYPEAHYHLALYYISHGDSANAFAIMNDIPNQFTLSPNETEICNLYSDLIEIQWDIIKDTNALDSVQIASVYDIYFHQNTLPGVFARNMLINANELQYIEPVYLPANFKVTPIWHHQGSKKQASKLLVFPNPAKTFFIVEYSLDRHYDDALLILTDISGKHIASIDAECQQNQVLVPVHDLPAGIYILRLMQGYNILESKKISISR
- a CDS encoding T9SS type A sorting domain-containing protein, translating into MKVYHDDDDAPKLFLTESYDHGYLLMGRMGWPYPRYNWLIKSDINGNVLWEKTIGDGINVVDIYGIELNKYNDTYLTGVRGLVGDYPDPMIIKLNKCGEKEWCKIYPSPGYQDYMSGLCVTKDGGCATIMLGESLIDKDYLVRFSREGEQLWMYHYPPTTGHTDSERTTNLILTPDQGFLMTGFCYYSNPWDTLAYLSPYYIKTDSLGNFEWELVAGLHPNNIGGKAHTTVIGPDSTYFYSSISHYYRHGIGNAPGLLKMDMNGQMDTVYDLKPPGYKGILDDARFFSDSTLAASASWEGTAAPKAVIIDTMGHILYEQDLVDEMYMASVRVTFDKKALFYTMKYFDLEDQWDTYLFKLNQHLESDTFYTYPFKYDTLCPYPIASDTIVPDDCGLIVGTTEWPAINTKSNTADALEVFPNPARERLNCQLSIVNSELSIYLYDIWGRLIKSINIPPNQSQTQIDVSDYTPGVYFVVLKEGKVVLGRKKVVVCD